CCGGGCGCTGCTGTCCCTCGCGCTGCACACTGGCCAGGACGGACCGACGTCGGTGCGCGATCTCGCCGAGCGGACCGGCCTGCCCCAGCCCTATCTGGAGCAGATCCTGCTCGCCCTCAAGGGCGCCGGCCTGGTGCGTTCCAAGCGCGGAGTGGGCGGGGGCTACGTGCTGGCCCGCCCGGCCGACGAGATCACACTCGGCCAGATCGTCAGCGCCGTCGACGGCCCGATCGTGGCCGGAGATTTCGGCGCGCCCCACCAGAACGGCGCTTGCGACCACGAGGGCCAGTGCGTGTTGCTCGGGGTGTGGTCCGAGGTGGGCAAGCACATGCGATCCCACCTCGACTCGTTCACCCTCGCGGACATGGTCTCCCGGTCCCGGGGGTGGGCTGCGCCCCTGGCCCCGCTCACCTGACCGGCACCGCGCTAGGAAGCCTCGTTCCACAATCGGACAACGCTGACCTCCCGCTCGTACCCAAGGACGCTGATCGTGGCGGTGTCCAGAGCCAGGCGGCTGCCCCCGTCCGGGCCGAGGTTCACCCAACGGGCGGCCAGCATCCGCAGGATGTGGCCGTGGGAGAAGCAGATGACGTCCCCCGAGACGCCTCGGAGCCTGGCGATCAGCCG
This genomic stretch from Acidimicrobiales bacterium harbors:
- a CDS encoding Rrf2 family transcriptional regulator, with amino-acid sequence MKVSTRGDYASRALLSLALHTGQDGPTSVRDLAERTGLPQPYLEQILLALKGAGLVRSKRGVGGGYVLARPADEITLGQIVSAVDGPIVAGDFGAPHQNGACDHEGQCVLLGVWSEVGKHMRSHLDSFTLADMVSRSRGWAAPLAPLT